In a genomic window of Candidatus Chazhemtobacterium aquaticus:
- a CDS encoding DUF3048 domain-containing protein, producing the protein MKSKLIPLSFFVYIIATGISFVAFRSLLPGAEALINPAAVVYEDGSLVIDPGEPKTEICPINGDYFTVTEKTAWEKRRPLLVMIENHQESRPQSGLGQADLVYEAVAEGGITRFMGVFYCDAVSQDNIVGPVRSARTYYLDWASEYSKNPLYAHVGGANTPNKANALGQIVDYGWGGENDLNQFALTVNECWRDYSRLGRQVATEHTMYCSTEALWKIGANRGWAAKGEDGELWSDQFTPWKFADPKPVSSPEIDTIAFDFWDYPQYSVSWKYDPESNQYLRSNGGSEHLDNNTDTQLTARVVIIQYVTETGPIDDHKHMLYGTIGTGNALVFQNGQVIKATWSKSSRTDRTIFLDPSKKEIEFARGKIWIEALPKGNQVDY; encoded by the coding sequence ATGAAATCAAAATTAATACCACTCTCTTTTTTTGTCTACATTATCGCCACTGGAATATCCTTTGTCGCTTTCCGCTCTCTTCTTCCCGGAGCCGAAGCTCTGATTAACCCTGCTGCCGTTGTTTACGAAGATGGTAGTCTTGTTATCGACCCAGGAGAACCCAAAACTGAAATCTGCCCCATCAACGGTGACTACTTCACCGTTACCGAGAAAACAGCCTGGGAAAAACGACGCCCCCTCTTAGTTATGATAGAAAATCATCAAGAATCTCGTCCTCAGTCAGGTCTTGGTCAAGCAGATTTAGTCTATGAAGCTGTCGCCGAGGGGGGTATTACTCGTTTCATGGGAGTTTTTTATTGTGACGCCGTCAGTCAAGATAATATTGTAGGCCCCGTTCGCTCCGCCAGAACCTATTACCTCGACTGGGCTTCAGAGTACAGCAAAAATCCTCTCTATGCTCATGTTGGCGGAGCCAACACCCCCAACAAAGCCAATGCCTTAGGACAAATTGTCGATTACGGCTGGGGTGGGGAAAATGACCTTAACCAATTTGCTCTTACCGTCAATGAATGCTGGCGTGATTACTCAAGACTTGGACGCCAGGTTGCTACCGAGCATACCATGTACTGTTCCACTGAAGCTCTCTGGAAAATCGGTGCAAACCGAGGTTGGGCAGCCAAAGGTGAAGATGGGGAGCTCTGGTCTGATCAATTTACCCCATGGAAATTTGCCGACCCCAAACCAGTCTCCTCACCCGAAATAGACACCATTGCCTTTGACTTCTGGGATTATCCTCAGTACTCAGTCTCGTGGAAATACGATCCCGAGTCGAATCAGTATCTCCGTTCCAACGGAGGGTCAGAGCATCTCGACAACAACACTGACACTCAACTCACTGCCAGAGTTGTCATCATCCAGTATGTGACCGAAACTGGTCCAATCGACGATCACAAACACATGCTCTACGGTACCATCGGCACCGGCAACGCCTTAGTCTTTCAAAATGGACAGGTAATTAAAGCTACCTGGTCAAAATCTTCCCGAACCGATCGAACCATCTTTCTTGACCCCTCAAAGAAAGAAATTGAATTCGCTCGCGGCAAAATCTGGATCGAGGCTCTTCCTAAAGGCAACCAGGTTGACTACTAA
- a CDS encoding AbrB/MazE/SpoVT family DNA-binding domain-containing protein, which yields MKQKIIKAGNSLAVTIPSKFAKDVGVKLGDSVSVTTRPDKGQLILNFSGIRQLTLTSSLTKS from the coding sequence ATGAAACAAAAAATTATCAAAGCTGGTAACTCTCTTGCTGTAACCATTCCCAGCAAATTTGCTAAAGATGTGGGTGTCAAGCTGGGTGACAGTGTCAGCGTTACTACTCGTCCGGATAAAGGACAACTAATTCTTAACTTTTCTGGAATTCGCCAACTCACTCTTACCTCTTCTCTCACCAAGAGTTAA
- the secD gene encoding protein translocase subunit SecD — protein sequence MSRTQSRFWLILLLTILSLVISLPQEINLNPHLFGRSFNVHLVRPDLKLSLGSYDFSRSLDIKLGLDLAGGTRVTLDADMSSIAPENQADALDSAKEIITQRVDLFGISEPNIYSQQAGSAYQIIVELPGLDDPQAALELIGTTAQLEFLTPIYDQTSTESAQPELVDFQPSTLTGADLQKTTVDFDPNTGQPVISLQFSPSGTEKFAQLTKEYLGKPLAIALDRQPLTAPIVQSEITTGQAVISGDFTLEGAQLLSKQLNAGALPVPIKITSQNTITATLGADSINQSVRAGLIGLSVVVLFMIAYYGQLGLIASVGLFIYGLVTLSLYKLIPITLTLPGIAGFILSVGMAVDSNILIFERMKEEIRAGRAWPVALELGFGRAWDSIKDANIATLITAFILFNPLNWSFLPTSGPIRGFAITLALGILISLFTGIFVTRTLLRLFYHGPRSIKLFSSQS from the coding sequence ATGTCTCGCACCCAGTCCCGCTTCTGGCTTATTCTTCTTCTCACCATCCTTTCCTTAGTTATCTCTCTTCCCCAAGAAATCAATCTTAATCCTCATCTTTTTGGTCGCAGTTTTAATGTTCATCTTGTTAGGCCAGATCTTAAACTAAGTCTTGGTTCATATGACTTTTCTCGCTCTCTTGATATCAAACTTGGTCTCGACCTAGCCGGTGGTACCCGAGTTACTCTAGATGCAGACATGTCCTCCATCGCCCCCGAGAATCAAGCCGACGCTCTTGACTCTGCTAAAGAAATCATCACCCAAAGAGTCGACCTATTTGGTATCTCTGAGCCTAATATTTATTCCCAACAAGCCGGATCTGCTTATCAAATCATTGTTGAGCTTCCCGGTCTAGACGATCCTCAAGCAGCTCTTGAGCTTATCGGCACCACCGCCCAACTAGAATTCCTAACCCCCATTTATGATCAAACTTCCACCGAATCGGCCCAACCAGAGCTTGTTGATTTTCAACCATCTACTCTGACGGGAGCCGATCTTCAAAAAACCACAGTCGATTTTGATCCCAATACCGGCCAACCTGTTATCAGTCTCCAGTTCTCCCCCTCCGGTACTGAAAAATTTGCCCAGCTCACAAAAGAGTATCTTGGTAAACCCCTAGCCATAGCTCTTGATCGTCAACCTCTTACTGCTCCCATTGTTCAGTCAGAAATTACCACTGGTCAGGCCGTCATCTCTGGAGACTTTACTCTTGAAGGTGCCCAACTGTTAAGCAAACAACTTAACGCTGGAGCTCTACCTGTACCCATCAAAATCACCAGCCAAAACACCATCACTGCCACTCTTGGTGCAGACTCAATCAACCAAAGCGTTCGCGCTGGCCTTATCGGACTCTCTGTTGTTGTCCTTTTTATGATTGCTTACTACGGCCAGCTTGGCTTGATCGCCAGCGTCGGCCTTTTCATCTACGGGCTCGTCACACTCTCTCTTTACAAACTCATTCCCATCACCCTCACTCTCCCTGGAATTGCCGGTTTTATTCTCTCTGTTGGCATGGCTGTTGACAGCAACATCCTCATCTTTGAGCGCATGAAAGAAGAAATCCGCGCTGGACGAGCTTGGCCTGTAGCTCTCGAACTTGGTTTCGGTCGTGCCTGGGACTCCATCAAAGACGCCAACATTGCCACCCTCATCACCGCCTTTATTCTCTTCAACCCTCTAAACTGGTCTTTCCTCCCCACTTCAGGGCCAATTCGCGGTTTTGCTATCACTCTTGCCCTTGGTATCCTCATCTCTCTATTCACTGGTATTTTTGTCACCAGGACTCTACTTCGTCTCTTCTATCACGGACCTCGATCAATTAAACTTTTTTCTTCACAATCATGA
- a CDS encoding MiaB/RimO family radical SAM methylthiotransferase translates to MPSQPRTFFIKTFGCQANKSDSERIAGDYLSRGYTEVLDWRSASEVVVNTCSVRQRAEDRVKGFLRNLEKYYLEHSPKPKVILTGCMTHYSQTKLYELLPQIDEILPINEVGFNQTALRKDQYHAWVPISSGCNSFCTFCIVPYSRGREQSRPLKDILQEVNQLASQGYQEITLLGQNVNSYGLEKAGIGYRKLLMSRSSFSLNDIPTNESQYFHPQETPPFVKLLQEISRIPRIKKIKFMTSNPWDFWDELIEEIANNPKIDRYIHLPIQSGSDRILKLMNRGYTTADYKKLVTKLKTRIPDLVLGTDIIVGFPSETKADFEQTLSLAKQIDWHIAFVAQYSPRPGTASHRLYQDDVSPQEKKRRWTILDDLINKKHLHERPLIN, encoded by the coding sequence ATGCCATCCCAACCCAGAACCTTTTTTATCAAAACTTTTGGCTGTCAGGCCAATAAGTCCGACTCTGAGCGTATTGCCGGAGACTATCTGTCTCGTGGTTATACTGAAGTCTTAGACTGGCGTTCTGCTTCTGAAGTTGTCGTCAACACCTGTTCTGTAAGACAGAGAGCAGAGGATCGAGTTAAGGGTTTTCTTCGCAACCTGGAAAAATATTATCTTGAGCACTCACCCAAACCTAAAGTCATTCTCACCGGCTGTATGACTCATTACAGCCAAACCAAACTATACGAGCTTCTCCCTCAGATAGACGAAATTCTTCCCATTAACGAAGTTGGATTTAACCAAACAGCTCTTAGAAAAGATCAATACCACGCCTGGGTCCCCATCTCCTCAGGTTGCAACTCATTCTGTACCTTCTGCATAGTCCCTTACTCTCGAGGGCGAGAACAATCTCGACCTCTCAAAGACATTCTCCAAGAAGTCAATCAACTAGCCAGTCAAGGTTATCAAGAAATCACCTTATTAGGCCAAAACGTCAACTCATATGGCCTTGAAAAAGCCGGAATCGGTTATCGCAAACTTCTCATGAGCCGATCATCTTTCTCTCTTAACGACATCCCGACCAATGAGTCACAATACTTCCACCCTCAAGAAACTCCGCCTTTCGTTAAACTTCTTCAAGAAATTTCCCGTATTCCTCGTATCAAAAAAATTAAATTTATGACCAGCAATCCCTGGGACTTTTGGGATGAACTTATAGAGGAAATTGCCAACAATCCCAAAATTGACCGTTATATCCACTTACCCATCCAATCAGGTTCCGATCGCATTCTCAAACTTATGAACCGAGGCTATACCACCGCTGACTATAAAAAACTTGTCACCAAGCTTAAAACCCGCATCCCCGATCTAGTTTTAGGTACCGATATCATTGTCGGTTTTCCTTCAGAAACAAAAGCCGACTTTGAACAAACGCTATCACTTGCCAAACAAATTGATTGGCACATCGCCTTTGTTGCTCAGTACTCACCCAGACCTGGTACTGCCTCCCACCGGCTTTACCAAGATGACGTCTCACCTCAAGAAAAAAAACGACGTTGGACTATTCTTGACGACCTAATCAATAAAAAACACCTTCATGAAAGACCGCTTATCAACTAA
- a CDS encoding AI-2E family transporter: MTDTRNLKIEIGHRSIIFAILFILSLKFLVVIQSILITLFISFLLSTAIFPLVNALHRFRIPRALSTAVILVLLVVGVSLIFASIMPLVISQTNAFLIRFPDLLDQLGSYSIDSSVLTSQISNLSGNILRLAFDTFSVGVMLMTILVITFYLVQERAHLDERLRYLFGDRSEKAKKMYLEIETQLGKWVRTMAILMFLIGLQTYIGLELIGIEYALPLALIAGLLEIIPNIGPTIAAIPAAIVGFATSPIHGFLTVGLAALIQQLENNVLVPNLMKSSTGLHPVITIVALLIGFQLGGALLAVLSLPLVLAGKIVLLHFYSEKNS; this comes from the coding sequence ATGACAGATACACGCAACCTCAAAATTGAAATCGGCCATCGAAGCATTATCTTCGCGATTCTATTCATACTTTCTCTCAAGTTCTTGGTCGTTATCCAAAGCATATTAATCACCCTATTCATTTCTTTCTTACTCTCCACCGCCATCTTCCCCCTAGTTAACGCTCTCCACCGATTCCGCATCCCAAGAGCCCTTTCTACCGCCGTTATCTTGGTTCTACTAGTTGTCGGTGTTTCCCTAATTTTTGCCTCCATCATGCCATTAGTCATTTCCCAAACTAATGCATTTTTGATTCGTTTTCCAGATCTTCTTGACCAGCTCGGCAGCTACAGCATTGATAGCTCTGTTCTCACTTCTCAGATTAGCAATTTATCTGGCAACATTCTTCGTCTTGCCTTTGATACTTTCTCCGTTGGAGTCATGCTCATGACCATCTTGGTTATTACTTTTTATCTTGTCCAAGAGCGCGCCCACCTAGACGAAAGACTCCGCTACCTATTTGGGGATCGTTCAGAAAAAGCCAAAAAAATGTATCTTGAAATCGAGACTCAGCTTGGTAAATGGGTTCGCACCATGGCCATACTCATGTTCCTCATTGGCCTTCAAACGTATATCGGTCTTGAACTCATTGGCATTGAGTATGCCCTTCCCCTTGCCTTAATAGCTGGTTTGCTTGAGATTATCCCCAATATTGGACCAACCATTGCTGCCATACCCGCTGCTATTGTTGGTTTCGCTACCTCTCCTATTCACGGGTTTCTTACCGTTGGTCTGGCTGCTCTCATCCAGCAACTGGAAAATAATGTTCTTGTACCCAATCTAATGAAATCCTCTACCGGACTTCACCCCGTTATAACCATTGTCGCTCTCTTAATTGGCTTTCAACTAGGTGGAGCCCTTCTTGCCGTCCTCAGTCTTCCCCTAGTTTTAGCTGGGAAAATAGTCCTTCTGCATTTTTACTCCGAAAAAAACTCGTAA
- a CDS encoding DUF5679 domain-containing protein — translation MARQMYCVKCREKRNGKNHEQVTMKNGKKAVKAVCEVCGTGMFLIGADVSEF, via the coding sequence ATGGCAAGACAGATGTATTGTGTTAAGTGTCGCGAAAAGAGAAATGGAAAAAATCACGAACAAGTAACCATGAAAAATGGTAAAAAAGCCGTTAAGGCTGTTTGTGAAGTTTGTGGTACCGGCATGTTTTTGATCGGTGCTGACGTGTCAGAGTTCTAA
- a CDS encoding mechanosensitive ion channel family protein, with protein sequence MNAIPTVNTWQVALFDASSNLLTSIALFIPNLLGALILFFVGIVLSGWIKSLAVRLLSGLNLSKLFQGTTFSKFLEQADLTTKIEQVVGELLRLLVVLIFFIASINLLGLTTVTEVLNRILNYLPHVFAATLIIAIGTIIAGLVEKIVKGSLGTVDVKTSRLLAKISSYIVMVFTILAAMSQLGIAATFVNTLFIGFVAMLAIGLGLSLGLGSKDLVKTILEDWYKDFKKQVR encoded by the coding sequence ATGAACGCTATTCCAACCGTTAACACTTGGCAAGTCGCCTTATTTGATGCATCATCTAATCTTCTCACCAGCATTGCTCTTTTTATTCCCAATCTTTTAGGTGCGCTAATCCTCTTCTTTGTGGGAATAGTACTTTCAGGTTGGATTAAATCACTTGCGGTTCGTTTGCTAAGTGGCCTTAATCTATCCAAATTATTTCAGGGCACAACCTTTAGCAAATTCCTCGAGCAAGCTGATTTAACCACCAAAATTGAACAGGTTGTCGGCGAACTTCTCCGTCTTTTAGTAGTACTCATCTTCTTCATCGCCTCAATTAACCTCCTTGGTCTTACCACCGTTACCGAAGTTCTCAATCGTATTCTTAATTACCTACCTCACGTTTTTGCTGCCACCCTAATCATTGCCATTGGAACCATTATTGCTGGATTAGTTGAAAAAATTGTTAAAGGCTCCCTTGGTACAGTTGATGTCAAAACCTCCAGACTCTTAGCCAAAATCAGCAGCTATATTGTCATGGTCTTCACCATTTTAGCAGCCATGTCTCAACTAGGTATTGCCGCCACCTTTGTCAACACCCTCTTCATCGGCTTTGTCGCCATGTTAGCTATCGGACTTGGGTTAAGCCTTGGTCTAGGTTCCAAAGACTTAGTTAAAACCATTCTCGAAGATTGGTATAAGGACTTCAAAAAACAAGTCAGATAA
- a CDS encoding HDIG domain-containing metalloprotein, with product MVKRDLSKDEERLLPREVRLVFELFNKEGYEIYMVGAGVRLMLIGKEPVDCDFTTSATPEEILKVLEGLDTFYDNDYGTVGVAFERKRKEIYEITPYRTERGYTDRRRPDEVKWGKSLEEDVRRRDFTMNSVVVGPKKEGSGYELLDYLGGLKDFENRLVKAVGKAEERFAEDALRMMRAVRFAAQLSFQIEEKTFAGVVKNANLLAEISRERVRDELVKILKSDHPAEGVHLLVSFGLMEHIIPEMLETRGVPQTGHHTLDVYNHMLEALRSCPSPDPIVRLATLLHDIGKPRTRRLRCLGCGWVMKSENLEEKGETAKTTMYKCPRCGKVQTEHEAGTFYGHEVVGARMVETIADRLRFSKKERERLVTLVRWHMFAYSPEMTDAAIRRFIRRVGKENINDIILLRIGDRKGGGSKTTSWRLQELQKRVGEQLYEPMTVSDLVIDGNVVMRILGISPGPKVGEIMNSLFEEVIEDTSKNNQEYLTKRVKEIGGVIADGYSGGGSDRESKD from the coding sequence ATGGTAAAAAGAGATTTGAGTAAAGATGAAGAGAGACTGTTGCCTAGAGAAGTGAGGCTGGTTTTTGAGTTGTTTAACAAGGAAGGTTATGAGATCTATATGGTTGGGGCAGGAGTTAGGTTGATGTTGATTGGCAAGGAGCCGGTGGATTGTGACTTTACGACCAGTGCTACCCCAGAAGAGATACTTAAGGTTTTGGAGGGGTTGGATACTTTTTACGACAATGATTATGGAACGGTTGGAGTAGCATTTGAGAGAAAAAGAAAGGAGATATATGAGATTACTCCCTACCGAACCGAGAGAGGCTACACTGACCGACGCAGACCAGATGAGGTTAAATGGGGGAAGAGCCTGGAGGAGGATGTTCGCCGGAGAGATTTCACTATGAATTCGGTAGTGGTTGGCCCAAAAAAGGAAGGAAGTGGGTATGAATTACTTGATTATTTGGGAGGATTGAAAGATTTTGAGAACAGGTTGGTCAAAGCGGTTGGAAAGGCTGAGGAGAGATTTGCAGAGGATGCTTTGAGAATGATGAGAGCGGTTCGTTTTGCAGCTCAGTTGTCGTTCCAGATAGAAGAAAAAACGTTTGCTGGGGTTGTAAAAAACGCTAATCTGCTTGCCGAGATTAGCAGAGAAAGAGTCAGGGATGAGTTGGTGAAAATTCTTAAAAGTGATCATCCAGCTGAAGGGGTTCATCTGCTAGTAAGTTTCGGGTTGATGGAGCACATCATCCCGGAGATGCTGGAGACCAGAGGGGTGCCACAAACTGGTCATCACACACTAGATGTTTACAATCATATGCTAGAGGCCTTGAGAAGCTGTCCTAGCCCTGATCCGATAGTGAGACTGGCTACCTTGCTTCATGATATTGGCAAGCCGAGGACGAGGCGACTGAGGTGCTTAGGATGTGGTTGGGTGATGAAGAGTGAGAATTTGGAAGAGAAGGGGGAGACGGCAAAAACAACGATGTATAAATGTCCTAGATGTGGCAAGGTGCAAACGGAACATGAAGCAGGAACTTTTTATGGGCATGAAGTGGTAGGGGCAAGAATGGTAGAGACAATTGCCGATAGACTTAGGTTTTCTAAAAAAGAAAGAGAGAGGCTAGTAACACTAGTGAGGTGGCATATGTTTGCTTATAGTCCGGAGATGACGGATGCGGCTATCAGAAGATTTATTCGCAGAGTAGGAAAGGAAAATATTAATGACATTATTTTGCTGCGGATTGGGGATCGTAAGGGTGGGGGTAGTAAGACGACTAGTTGGCGATTACAAGAGTTACAGAAGAGAGTGGGAGAACAGTTGTATGAACCAATGACGGTATCTGATTTGGTGATTGATGGCAATGTGGTGATGAGAATACTAGGAATTAGCCCTGGACCAAAGGTAGGTGAGATTATGAATAGCTTGTTTGAGGAGGTAATTGAGGATACCAGCAAAAACAATCAGGAGTATTTAACAAAGAGAGTGAAAGAAATCGGTGGAGTTATTGCCGATGGTTATAGTGGGGGCGGATCTGATAGAGAAAGTAAAGACTAA
- a CDS encoding tRNA (adenosine(37)-N6)-dimethylallyltransferase, with the protein MKDRLSTNLVKALVITGPTATGKTTLALKLAKLFPADLISADSRQVYTSLNLIPGKDIPSSFHKKNSSITLNQSPIPIYTNNKTSIYGYDLVDPNQPWNLNFFHQFAWKVIIYVSQQKRLPIIVGGTGLYIDTLFNPTPNTQVPPNPILRARLEKLSINKLQNKLLNLSPEKFNSLNHSDQHNPRRLIRAIEILSSSVIHPKSNHSSPQLDCLKIALTAPLSTLEKNITKRVKQRLNSDYLNELNILKSLDPDLKLPASSALGYQILSDFHQKKITRQQATTLWVNQELNYAKRQLTWLRAQSNYHWIDISPKNHAKQVVDLVTRWYSETNHDRYTQPQN; encoded by the coding sequence ATGAAAGACCGCTTATCAACTAATTTAGTAAAAGCTCTAGTTATCACCGGTCCCACCGCCACCGGAAAAACCACCCTTGCCCTAAAGCTAGCTAAACTTTTTCCAGCCGATCTCATCTCTGCTGACTCCCGTCAGGTCTACACCAGTCTTAATCTCATTCCAGGCAAAGACATACCCTCAAGTTTTCATAAAAAAAACTCCTCCATAACTCTAAATCAATCTCCTATCCCCATCTACACCAACAACAAGACCTCTATCTACGGCTACGATTTAGTTGACCCAAATCAGCCTTGGAACTTAAATTTTTTCCATCAATTTGCCTGGAAAGTCATTATCTACGTATCCCAACAAAAACGGCTACCTATCATTGTCGGTGGCACTGGTCTCTATATCGACACTCTCTTTAATCCCACTCCCAACACTCAAGTTCCTCCCAACCCCATTCTTAGAGCTAGGCTTGAAAAACTATCAATTAACAAACTCCAAAACAAACTACTCAATCTTAGCCCTGAAAAGTTTAATAGTCTCAACCATTCAGACCAACACAATCCTCGTCGTCTCATTCGCGCCATTGAGATTTTATCCTCTTCTGTTATTCACCCAAAATCTAACCACTCCTCACCTCAACTCGACTGTCTTAAAATTGCTCTAACAGCACCCCTGTCTACTCTAGAAAAAAACATCACAAAAAGAGTCAAACAACGCCTAAACTCTGACTACTTAAACGAGCTAAACATCCTTAAATCCCTTGATCCCGACTTAAAATTACCTGCCTCCTCTGCTCTAGGCTACCAAATCTTAAGTGACTTTCATCAAAAGAAGATTACTCGCCAACAAGCTACTACTCTCTGGGTCAATCAAGAACTAAATTACGCCAAAAGACAACTCACCTGGCTTCGTGCCCAATCAAATTACCACTGGATCGATATAAGCCCTAAAAACCATGCCAAGCAAGTTGTTGATTTAGTCACACGCTGGTATAGTGAAACCAATCATGACAGATACACGCAACCTCAAAATTGA
- a CDS encoding DUF4446 family protein translates to MNLEPFYPYIITLAFIWLALLSFFIFRLISHYNSLTSGTKKTDLVSTLNSILKQLHDNQKDITSTNARLDQEIENAKKHFKCFGFKRFNPFTDTGGDQSFVLTLLDENHDGFVISSLHGRENTRVYAKRISLGKAPDQALSKEELEVINQAIKK, encoded by the coding sequence ATGAACCTCGAACCCTTTTATCCCTATATCATTACTCTCGCATTTATCTGGCTTGCTCTCCTATCCTTTTTCATTTTCCGCCTAATCTCTCACTATAACTCACTCACTAGTGGCACCAAAAAAACCGATCTTGTCAGCACTCTCAACTCTATTCTTAAGCAACTACATGACAACCAAAAAGATATCACGTCCACCAACGCCCGACTAGATCAGGAAATCGAAAACGCCAAAAAACACTTTAAATGTTTCGGCTTCAAACGCTTTAACCCCTTCACTGATACTGGAGGAGACCAGAGCTTTGTTCTCACTCTTCTTGATGAAAACCATGACGGATTTGTGATAAGCTCTCTACATGGTCGCGAAAACACCCGAGTCTATGCTAAACGCATCAGTCTGGGTAAAGCTCCCGATCAGGCTCTATCTAAAGAAGAGCTAGAAGTCATCAATCAAGCTATTAAGAAATGA
- a CDS encoding undecaprenyl-diphosphate phosphatase, translating to MTSIQALFLGIVQGLTEFLPVSSSGHLVLFQSFLDISTPPLFFDVLVHVGTLLAVLIYFRHQLISFTKTHLPQLIIATVPAIIVGLAIYTTSLEIFTNLYLTSLSFLLTSVLLFLTTRVKTTTPVKTTASTSSIKVTPIKALFIGTFQAIAILPGVSRSGSTISAGIFSGLSKNTAFTFSFILSIPAILGALVLNLTDTSNLDVTLTLPSLIGFSAALISGLISLCLLNYVLNRKNLLPFAIYTYLLGSFLLGLSL from the coding sequence ATGACTAGTATTCAAGCGCTTTTCCTTGGTATTGTTCAAGGACTCACAGAGTTCCTGCCCGTCAGCTCTTCAGGCCATCTAGTTTTATTCCAATCATTCTTAGATATCTCCACACCCCCCCTTTTTTTTGATGTTTTAGTTCACGTAGGCACCTTGCTTGCCGTCCTTATTTATTTCCGTCATCAATTAATCAGTTTTACCAAAACCCACCTACCCCAACTTATTATCGCCACCGTTCCCGCTATCATTGTTGGCCTGGCTATCTACACTACCTCTCTTGAAATATTTACTAATCTCTATTTAACCAGCCTATCCTTCCTGCTAACCTCTGTATTACTTTTTCTTACCACCAGAGTTAAAACGACTACCCCAGTCAAAACAACCGCCTCGACCTCATCCATCAAAGTCACTCCCATAAAAGCATTATTTATCGGAACCTTTCAAGCTATTGCCATCCTCCCTGGTGTCTCACGCTCAGGTTCTACCATCTCTGCCGGGATCTTTTCAGGTCTCTCTAAAAACACAGCCTTCACTTTTTCTTTTATATTAAGCATCCCTGCCATACTTGGCGCCTTGGTGTTAAACCTTACTGACACCTCAAACTTAGATGTTACCCTAACCCTACCCTCCTTAATCGGTTTCTCTGCTGCCCTCATCTCGGGGTTAATTAGCCTTTGCCTATTAAACTATGTTCTTAATCGCAAAAATCTCCTCCCCTTTGCCATTTACACCTATCTTCTTGGCTCATTCCTTTTAGGTCTTAGTTTATAA
- the secF gene encoding protein translocase subunit SecF, which produces MNWLKYRFLYFFISLAVLLPGIYSLWRFGLNPSVEFTGGSLLEISLESPSPDQIKDLLSPTYSIHSLDHDSSTITLKLDPLTQSQADQIVSDLKTLDSQAKLISFTSVGPSVGGQLLTKALTAILIAALATLLYIAYSFRNLTFGFFAIIAMLHDTLILLGSYSLLGHFFGFQTDLLIVTAILTTLSFSVHDTIVVFDRIRELKNKTTSSLYALSNRAITETITRSLNNSLTIIFMLLSLALLGGDSIKHFTIALLIGAITGTYSSTFTAVPLLVTWDTIRRK; this is translated from the coding sequence ATGAACTGGCTCAAATATCGTTTTCTGTACTTTTTCATCTCTCTTGCCGTCTTGCTTCCTGGCATATACTCGCTATGGCGTTTTGGCCTCAATCCTTCGGTTGAGTTTACCGGTGGTTCTCTCCTTGAGATAAGTCTTGAGAGCCCCAGTCCTGATCAGATTAAAGATCTTCTCTCTCCCACCTACTCTATCCACTCTCTTGACCACGACTCCTCCACTATTACCCTCAAACTTGACCCACTCACTCAGTCTCAAGCAGATCAAATCGTTTCTGACCTAAAGACGCTTGATTCCCAAGCCAAACTGATTTCTTTCACCTCCGTTGGTCCCAGTGTCGGCGGCCAGCTTCTCACCAAAGCCTTAACCGCCATCCTCATTGCAGCTCTAGCTACTCTCCTCTATATCGCCTACTCATTTAGAAACCTTACCTTTGGCTTCTTTGCCATAATCGCCATGCTCCACGACACTCTCATTCTTCTTGGCTCATACTCACTTCTTGGCCACTTCTTTGGTTTTCAGACTGATCTACTCATAGTTACTGCCATTCTCACCACCCTTTCTTTCTCTGTCCACGACACCATCGTCGTCTTTGATCGTATTCGCGAACTTAAGAACAAGACCACCTCCAGCCTCTACGCACTCTCAAACCGAGCCATCACCGAAACCATCACTCGTTCCCTTAATAACTCACTCACCATTATTTTCATGCTTCTCTCTCTAGCCCTTCTTGGGGGAGACTCAATTAAACACTTCACTATCGCTCTTCTCATCGGTGCCATCACCGGTACCTACTCATCGACCTTTACCGCTGTACCCTTACTTGTTACTTGGGATACAATAAGACGTAAATGA